Proteins encoded in a region of the Triticum dicoccoides isolate Atlit2015 ecotype Zavitan chromosome 3A, WEW_v2.0, whole genome shotgun sequence genome:
- the LOC119266816 gene encoding Bowman-Birk type trypsin inhibitor-like isoform X2 — protein MGMKRCIVPSILLMLALQAALLVAGDVGDILLPSQGQDEAAMAAKKRPWKCCDQAVCTRSEPPICRCMDQVFECPSTCKSCGPSMADPSRLVCQDQYVGLPGPICRPWECCDSPTCTKSNPPTCRCGDEVDECAPTCKTCLPARSHPSRRVCIDSYFGAFPPACTPSEAVAAGGN, from the exons ATGGGGATGAAGCGATGCATCGTTCCTAGCATCCTGCTGATGCTTGCATTGCAGGCAGCcctgctcgtcgccggcgacgtgggCGACATTCTCCTGCCGAGCCAAGGCCAAG ACGAAGCAGCCATGGCGGCCAAGAAGAGGCCGTGGAAGTGCTGCGACCAGGCGGTGTGCACCCGCTCCGAACCGCCGATCTGCCGCTGCATGGACCAGGTTTTCGAGTGCCCCTCCACCTGCAAGTCCTGCGGGCCGTCCATGGCCGACCCGTCCCGCCTCGTCTGCCAAGACCAGTACGTCGGCCTCCCCGGGCCCATCTGCAGGCCGTGGGAGTGCTGCGACTCGCCTACGTGCACCAAGTCCAACCCGCCGACGTGCCGCTGCGGGGACGAGGTCGACGAGTGTGCTCCGACCTGCAAGACCTGCCTGCCGGCCAGGTCGCACCCTTCCCGCCGCGTCTGCATCGACAGCTACTTTGGAGCCTTCCCTCCTGCGTGCACGCCGTCAGAGGCTGTTGCCGCCGGTGGTAACTAG
- the LOC119266816 gene encoding Bowman-Birk type trypsin inhibitor-like isoform X1 produces the protein MGMKRCIVPSILLMLALQAALLVAGDVGDILLPSQGQVADEAAMAAKKRPWKCCDQAVCTRSEPPICRCMDQVFECPSTCKSCGPSMADPSRLVCQDQYVGLPGPICRPWECCDSPTCTKSNPPTCRCGDEVDECAPTCKTCLPARSHPSRRVCIDSYFGAFPPACTPSEAVAAGGN, from the exons ATGGGGATGAAGCGATGCATCGTTCCTAGCATCCTGCTGATGCTTGCATTGCAGGCAGCcctgctcgtcgccggcgacgtgggCGACATTCTCCTGCCGAGCCAAGGCCAAG TTGCAGACGAAGCAGCCATGGCGGCCAAGAAGAGGCCGTGGAAGTGCTGCGACCAGGCGGTGTGCACCCGCTCCGAACCGCCGATCTGCCGCTGCATGGACCAGGTTTTCGAGTGCCCCTCCACCTGCAAGTCCTGCGGGCCGTCCATGGCCGACCCGTCCCGCCTCGTCTGCCAAGACCAGTACGTCGGCCTCCCCGGGCCCATCTGCAGGCCGTGGGAGTGCTGCGACTCGCCTACGTGCACCAAGTCCAACCCGCCGACGTGCCGCTGCGGGGACGAGGTCGACGAGTGTGCTCCGACCTGCAAGACCTGCCTGCCGGCCAGGTCGCACCCTTCCCGCCGCGTCTGCATCGACAGCTACTTTGGAGCCTTCCCTCCTGCGTGCACGCCGTCAGAGGCTGTTGCCGCCGGTGGTAACTAG